The following DNA comes from Micromonospora chokoriensis.
CGCGGCGAGCAGGTCAGCAAGCCGCTCGTCGTTCGCCTGGACGGCAACAACGCGGAGGCTGGCCGGGCGATCCTGGACAGCGCGAACAACCCGCTCGTGCAGCGGGTGGACACCATGGACGGTGCGGCCGAGCGGGCCGCCGAGCTGGCAGCTGCGGGGGTCTGATCATGGCTATCTGGCTGACCAAGGACTCGAAGGTCATCGTCCAGGGGATGACCGGCTCCGAGGGTTCCAAGCACACCCGACGGATGCTGGCCGCCGGCACCAACGTGGTGGGCGGCGTCAACCCGCGCAAGGCGGGTCAGACCGTCGACTTCGACGGCAGCGAGCTGCCTGTCTTCGCGTCCGTCGCGGACGCGATGGCCGAGACCGGGGCCGACGTCACTGTCATCTTCGTACCGCCGCAGTTCACCAAGGCCGCCGTGGTCGAGGCGATCGACGCCGCGATTCCGCTGGCTGTGGTGATCACCGAGGGCGTGCCGGTGCACGACACCGCCGCGTTCTGGGCGTACAACGTGGCGCAGGGCGAGCGGACCCGGATCATCGGGCCGAATTGCCCGGGCATCGCCTCGCCCGGCGCGTCCAACGCCGGCATCATCCCGGCCGACATCACCGGCTCCGGCCGGATCGGCCTGGTCAGCAAGAGCGGCACGCTGACCTACCAGATGATGTACGAGCTGCGCGACATCGGCTTCTCCACCTGCGTCGGCATCGGCGGTGACCCGATCATCGGGACCACCCACATCGACGCCCTGGCGGCGTTCGAGGCCGACCCGGAGACCGACGCCATCGTGATGATCGGTGAGATCGGTGGCGACGCCGAGGAGCGGGCCGCCGAGTTCATCAAGACCAACGTCACCAAGCCGGTGGTCGGCTACATCGCCGGCTTCACCGCTCCGCCCGGCAAGACCATGGGCCACGCCGGGGCGATCATCTCCGGTTCGGCCGGCACCGCCGAGGCGAAGCAGGCGGCGCTGGAGGCTGTCGGCGTCAAGGTCGGCAAGACGCCGACCGAGACCGCGAAGCTGATGCGGGAGATCATGTCCGGCAACTGAGCCGGAAGGGCAACACGGAAGGGGGTCGACCGGAAACGGTCGGCCCCCTTCGTCGTACGGATCGACCGGAACCGGTCGGCTCCCTCGTCGTGCGGAGAGTCAGTCGTTGTTCCAGAACGGGTAGTTGCCGGTGAGCCGCAGGATCGAGCCACCGATGATGTTGATCACCCCGAACACGATGGCGAGGTAGCCGAGCACCGGCGACTGCCTGTTGCGCCGCGCGTCGCGGATGGACAGGTAGCCGAAGATGATGCCGAGGATGCCGCAGCAGATCAGACCAAGCACGATGCCGAGTACGCCCCACAGGGTCGTCCGGTCCCGTCCCCGGGCCGGTGGGGGCGGGGGCGGCGGGTATGCGGTCGTCACAGCTACCTCCGGCGGTCGTGGGCGGCGTACCGACCCGGGCCGCGACCGGCGGGCCCGACCCGGGTGGCGGCGACTTGCGCCCCCCTCAGGGCCGAGGCTAGACCCGGCCGGCTGACCGGGACGCCGGTTCGGTGAACTCGCCACCTCGGTATCGCTCGTCCGTCCCGCCCGCGCCGAACGCTCGTCGCCAAGATCCGCGCAATATCGGGGATGTTGGTGTTTCCCGCGCGTTTGATGCAGCACTATCCCCGATGTTGTGAGGATCTTGGCGCGGGGCGCGGGGCGCGGGGCGCGGGGCGCGGGGCGCGGGGCGCGGGGCGCGGGGCGCGGGGCGCGGGGCGCGGGGCGCGGGGCGCGGGGCGCGGGGCGCGGGGCGCGGGGCGCGGGGCGCGGGGCGCGGGGCGCGGGGCGCGGGGCGCGGGGCGTGAGGCGTGAGGCGTGAGGGCCTTGCCGGATGGCGGCCGGGACGCCGCCTCGACCCGATCCCCTTATGAAACGCGCCCTAGGAGGCGTTAACGGACTGCCACCGCCCGCGCGACGTGCCAGAGTAGAGCGGATGTCCCCCGTCACCCCTGACCGTCCCAGCCGTCCCGGCGGTGTGAGCGCCGACGACCGGCCGGTCAACCGTGCCGCGCCGTCCCGGCGGGTGCCCGCGCCGCGAGCGGGCGGGTCTCCGCGTGGACGTGCGCCGTTGCCGGTCGCCGCCGGGGTGGCGGCCGGCTGGGCCGCCCTCACCTCCTACCTGCCGGTCGCCGTCGTGCTCGGTCTGGTCCAGCTCGGCACCGACTCGACCACCCTGGCCGGCACGCTGCGTGCGGCGCTGGCCGGTTGGCTGCTCGGCCACGGGGTGCCGCTGCACACCGACTCCGGTCCGCTCGGGCTCGCCCCGCTGGCGCTGACCGTGCTCGCGCTCTGGCGGCTCAGCCGGGCCGGGGTGCACGTCAGTCGCGCGATCGGCGCCCGGGACACCCGTTCACCGCGGCGCGCGTTGCTCGCCGCGGGTGCGGTCGGCATCGCGTACGCGCTGCTCGGCGTGCTCGCCGCGGTGCTGGTCGGCGCCGGTGGGCCGGACGTGTCAGTGATCCGGGCGGGTGCCACGTTCGCGGTGGTCGGCACGCTCGCCGCCCTGGTCGGCGCCACCCGGATCACCGCTGTGACCCGGGTGCTCATCGCCCGGATGCCGGGCCCGATCCGGGACGGCGTGCGCACCGGCCTGGTGGCAGGGCTGCTGCTGCTCGGCGCGGGCGCCGGTGCGGCCGGCCTGGCGGTGGCCACCGGCGGTGGCGACGCGGCGGACATGATCGGGGCGTACCGGACGGGGGTCGCCGGTCAGGCGGGGATCACCCTGGTCAGCGTCGCGTACGCGCCGAACGCGGCGATCTGGTCGACGAGTTATCTCCTCGGGCCGGGCTTCGCGGTCGGCACCGACACCGCGGTTCGTACCAGTGAGGTGTCGGTCGGCGCGTTGCCGGCAGTGCCTCTGCTCGCCGGCCTGCCGCGCGGCCCGGTGGACGGCTTCGGGGCGCTCCTGCTCGCGGTGCCGGTGCTGGTCGGGATGGTCGGCGGCTGTCTGCTCGCGCGCCGGGTGGCCCGACTCGCCGGGCCGGAGCGGGCCCCGCAGCGCTGGGTTGAGGTGCTGGCGCCGGCGGCGTTGGCCGGGCCGGTGGCCGGCGTGCTGCTCGGGCTGGCCGCCGTGGTTTCCGGTGGGCCCCTGGGTGCCGGGCGGCTGGCGGAGGTCGGGCCGGTGGGCTGGCAGGTAGGTGCGGTGGCGACCGCCGTCGTCGCGGTCGGCGCGCTGCTCGGCGCTGCCGCCACCCGAGCGCTCACCCGCTCACCCGCCCAGTAGACGAGCTCGGGGCGCCCCGGACGGAATCCGGAACGCCCCGTAGCTGCGGGATTCGTCAGGGGTTGGTCGGCAGGCCGACGTTCAGCGCGACGCTCAGGATGATCGAGATGATGCCGAGCGCGACACCGACGGCACCGCAGATCAGGCCGGCCTTGGCCTGCCCGGCGTTGCTTGCCTGCCCCTGCGCGGCCTTCTGCCGGCCCAGGTAGCCGGTCACCGCACCACCGATGCCCACCGGGATGCCCAGCAGCGGGCAGCAGGCCAGCGGGATCGACGCGATGCCGAGGATCAGCGCCACCAGGCCGAGGGTGTTGTTCTGTCCCTGGCCCTGCGGGTAGCCGGCGTTCGGGTACGTCGGAGCGCCCCCGTACTGCGGCTGCTGCTGACCGTACGGGTCCTGGTACGGCTGCTGCTGACCGTAGGGCTGACCGGACGTCGGCTGCTGACCGTACGGGGCGGCCGGCGGCTGGCCGTACGGGTTCTGCGGCGGCTGGGGCGCGGTGGGGTCGTTGGGCTGCTGGCCGTACGGGTCCTGGCCGGGGTTACCGGGTTGCATTCACAAGCTCCTTGAACTGGTTCCGTCAGTTACTGCTGTTGTTTCCACCCATGATCGCTGTCACTCCTCGGAATGCACAGCGCAGGATCACGACGAGATTGCCGCTGTGCTGTCGATCGACGACTGCCGTCGACCGATCAGTGCTGTAGTGGACCGGCGCGGCTTTCGGCCGAGCGAGCGGCAGCGTACCGGGTCGGTGCACGCCGACGCTGTCAAAGATCGGCGCGCCGCCCAGCCGAAGGGCGTCCTGACCTGCCCGATAGGGTGGCCCGGTGACCGAGCCCGCGCCTGTCGCCCGCATCGTCGTCCTCGTTTCCGGCTCCGGGAGCAACCTCCAGTCGCTGCTGGATGCCGCCGCCGACCCCGCGTACGGCGCACAGGTCGTCGCGGTCGGCGCGGACCGCGACGGCATCGCGGGCCTGGACCGGGCCGAGGCCGCCGGGGTGCCGACCTTCGTGGAGCGGGTCCGCGACCACGACACGCGGGAGGACTGGGACCGGGCGCTCACCGCGCACGTCGCGAAGCACCAACCCGACCTGGTCATCTCCGCCGGTTTCCTCAAGCTGGTCGGGCCGCACTTCCTGGCGGCCTTCGGCGACCGCTACCTGAACACCCACAACACTCTGCTGCCGGCGTTTCCCGGCATCCACGGCCCGCGTGACGCGCTCACCTACGGCGTGAAGCTCACCGGTGCCACCCTCTTCTTCGTCGATGCCGGTATGGACACCGGGCCGATCGTCGCGCAGGTGGCGGTGCCGGTGCTCGACGACGACGACGTGGACACGCTCACCGAGCGCATCAAGGAAGCCGAGCGGCGCCAGCTCGTCGAGCAGGTCGGCCGTCTGGTCCGCGAAGGTTGGACCATCACCGGAAGGAAGGTCACGGTTCCGTGAGTCCCACTCAGGACGGGCGCCGCCCGATCAGGCGGGCGCTGGTCAGCGTCTACGACAAGACCGGTCTGGTCGAGTTGGCCCAGGCCCTGCACGCTGCCGGTGTGGAGATCGTGTCCACGGGCAGCACGGCGGGCACCATCGCCGCCGCCGGCGTGCCGGTGACGCCGGTGGAGACGGTGACCGGGTTCCCCGAGGTGCTCGACGGCCGGGTGAAGACCCTGCACCCGAAGGTGCACGCGGGCCTCCTGGCCGACCTGCGCAAGGACACGCACGTCACGCAGCTCGACGAGCTGGGGGTGGCGGCGTTCGACCTGCTGGTCTCCAACCTCTACCCGTTCCAGGCGACAGTCGCCTCCGGCGCCGGGGTCGAGGAGTGCGTGGAGCAGATCGACATCGGTGGCCCGGCCATGGTGCGGGCCGCCGCCAAGAACCACGCCTCGGTCGCGGTGCTCACCGACCCGGCCGGTTACCCGGCGCTGCTCGGCGCGCTCGACGAGGGCGGTTTCACGCTGGCCCAGCGCCGCGCGCTGGCTGCCCGGGCGTTCGCCGACATCGCCGAGTACGACGTGGCCGTCGCGCAGTGGTGCGCCCGGGAGTTGGCCCCGGCCGACGACACCTGGCCGGTGTTCGCCGGGTCGGCGCTGCGCAAGTCGACGGTGCTGCGCTACGGGGAGAACCCGCACCAGCCGGCCGCGCTCTACACCGACCCGGACGCCCCGGCGGGGTTGGCCCAGGCCGAGCAGCTGCACGGCAAGGAGATGTCGTACAACAACTACGTCGACGCGGACGC
Coding sequences within:
- the sucD gene encoding succinate--CoA ligase subunit alpha, which codes for MAIWLTKDSKVIVQGMTGSEGSKHTRRMLAAGTNVVGGVNPRKAGQTVDFDGSELPVFASVADAMAETGADVTVIFVPPQFTKAAVVEAIDAAIPLAVVITEGVPVHDTAAFWAYNVAQGERTRIIGPNCPGIASPGASNAGIIPADITGSGRIGLVSKSGTLTYQMMYELRDIGFSTCVGIGGDPIIGTTHIDALAAFEADPETDAIVMIGEIGGDAEERAAEFIKTNVTKPVVGYIAGFTAPPGKTMGHAGAIISGSAGTAEAKQAALEAVGVKVGKTPTETAKLMREIMSGN
- a CDS encoding cell division protein PerM, which gives rise to MSPVTPDRPSRPGGVSADDRPVNRAAPSRRVPAPRAGGSPRGRAPLPVAAGVAAGWAALTSYLPVAVVLGLVQLGTDSTTLAGTLRAALAGWLLGHGVPLHTDSGPLGLAPLALTVLALWRLSRAGVHVSRAIGARDTRSPRRALLAAGAVGIAYALLGVLAAVLVGAGGPDVSVIRAGATFAVVGTLAALVGATRITAVTRVLIARMPGPIRDGVRTGLVAGLLLLGAGAGAAGLAVATGGGDAADMIGAYRTGVAGQAGITLVSVAYAPNAAIWSTSYLLGPGFAVGTDTAVRTSEVSVGALPAVPLLAGLPRGPVDGFGALLLAVPVLVGMVGGCLLARRVARLAGPERAPQRWVEVLAPAALAGPVAGVLLGLAAVVSGGPLGAGRLAEVGPVGWQVGAVATAVVAVGALLGAAATRALTRSPAQ
- a CDS encoding DUF4190 domain-containing protein, producing MQPGNPGQDPYGQQPNDPTAPQPPQNPYGQPPAAPYGQQPTSGQPYGQQQPYQDPYGQQQPQYGGAPTYPNAGYPQGQGQNNTLGLVALILGIASIPLACCPLLGIPVGIGGAVTGYLGRQKAAQGQASNAGQAKAGLICGAVGVALGIISIILSVALNVGLPTNP
- the purN gene encoding phosphoribosylglycinamide formyltransferase yields the protein MTEPAPVARIVVLVSGSGSNLQSLLDAAADPAYGAQVVAVGADRDGIAGLDRAEAAGVPTFVERVRDHDTREDWDRALTAHVAKHQPDLVISAGFLKLVGPHFLAAFGDRYLNTHNTLLPAFPGIHGPRDALTYGVKLTGATLFFVDAGMDTGPIVAQVAVPVLDDDDVDTLTERIKEAERRQLVEQVGRLVREGWTITGRKVTVP
- the purH gene encoding bifunctional phosphoribosylaminoimidazolecarboxamide formyltransferase/IMP cyclohydrolase, with amino-acid sequence MSPTQDGRRPIRRALVSVYDKTGLVELAQALHAAGVEIVSTGSTAGTIAAAGVPVTPVETVTGFPEVLDGRVKTLHPKVHAGLLADLRKDTHVTQLDELGVAAFDLLVSNLYPFQATVASGAGVEECVEQIDIGGPAMVRAAAKNHASVAVLTDPAGYPALLGALDEGGFTLAQRRALAARAFADIAEYDVAVAQWCARELAPADDTWPVFAGSALRKSTVLRYGENPHQPAALYTDPDAPAGLAQAEQLHGKEMSYNNYVDADAAWRAANDFADQPAVAIIKHANPCGIAVGVDVAEAHRRAHACDPVSAFGGVIAVNRPVSVDMARQVADIFTEVVVAPGFDEGAVEVLQGKKNIRLLRAPAWTPATVEWRPVTGGVLTQVADRVDAPGDDPSNWQLATGEAADEELLRDLAFAWRAVRAVKSNAILLAKDGATVGVGMGQVNRVDSAQLAVSRAGADRARGSVAASDAFFPFADGPQILIDAGVRAIVQPGGSIRDDEVIEAARKANVTMYLTKTRHFFH